One bacterium genomic window, AGCATGCATCCCTAATTCATTTGCCTGGACTAATGTTGTTCCACTTCCACAAAATGGGTCTAGCACAATATCGCCTTTATGAAAATATATTTGTTGCTTAAATTCATCGGTGTGAGAATCAAGGAAATATTCTACCAATTGGGGAATAAATTTACCTTTATATGGATGTAATCTGTGAACATGTTTAGTTCTTTCTTCCTCTTTATATTCTACGAAAGACAAATGCCAATTAAGGTCTTTACCTAATTTCTTTTTCCAATGTTTTTCTTTGTCAAAAGCATCATAATAACTTTTTAATTCTTCTACATCTATTAAAAGATTACCATTATTGCCAAATTTTGTTATTCGTCCATACTGGAGTAAATACGAAAGATTAGAAATCGTAACTTTACGATTTAGATATTGCGAAGCCCAAATGCTTGCTTCTCTTAAATTTTTCAGCCTTTTTTCTTCTTTAAAAATTTCGCTTTTTGTTTCATTCATTTTACAAAATAACCCTACCTCCCATGGCAATGCTTATACTTCTTCCCGCTTCCACAGGGGCAGGGTTGGTTTCTGCCTATTTTCTTTTGGGGTTCATCTGGAAGGCTTGTCCTTCTGGTAATTGCTGGTCTTGGTCTTTCCCTTGCAGGAGCAAGGGAAACCCTGAATAAATTACCTACAATCTCTTCCTTCATATGGTATATAAGCTCCTCAAACATCCTGAATGCCTCAATCTTGTATTCAACCAAGGGGTCTCTTTGGCCATATGCCCTTAAATGGATGCTTTCCCTTAAGCTGTCTAAATTATGCAAATGGTCTTTCCATAGGTTATCAATTACCGAGAGCATAATCATCCTTTGGATATGGGTTATATTAGGACCAATGCTTTCCTTTTTCCTTTCATATTCAAGCAATATCTCTTTTTCTAAATCCTCCTTTATTTGCATTGCATCTTTTGTTGCTATTTCTGGATTTATTCCAAAAACCTGAGAAAGTCTCATCTTAAACCCATCAATGTCCCAATCATCTGGATGGCTATCCTTTGGAAGATAAATGGGAATGTATATATCAAGCATCTCAGAGAACATCTCCTTAAAATGCTCATCAAAATTGCCTGAGCTCATAATCATGTCCCTTTCATTATAGATAAGGCTTCTTTGCTGGTTCATAACATCATCAAATTCAAGCAGCCTCTTCCTTATGTCAAAGTTATGTGCCTCTACCTTTTTTTGGGCATTTTCTATTGACTTTGTAATCCAGGAATGCTCAATAACCTCATCATCCCTTAAGCCAAGCTTGGTCATTATCCCGGCAATCCTTTCTGAACCAAATAGCCTCATCAGGTCATCCTCTAAAGAGATATAAAACCTTGAAGAACCAGGGTCTCCCTGCCTTGCACACCTTCCCCTTAATTGATTATCAATCCTTCTTGCCTCATGACGCTCTGTTCCTATAATATGTAAGCCTCCAAGCCTTAAAACCTCCTCTTGTTCCTCTTTATTGGGTGGGTTTCCTCCTAAAATTATATCCGTTCCCCTTCCTGCCATATTTGTCGCAATGGTAACCATTCCCTTCCTTCCTGCCTGGGCAACAATCTCTGCCTCCTTTTCATGATATTTTGCATTCAATACCTGATGTGTAATGTTTTTGTTTTTAAGCATCTTGCTTAACCTTTCTGATTTCTCAACAGATATTGTTCCAACAAGGACAGGCTCTTGCTTTTTATAAAGCTCTACAATCTCATCAACTATAGCGTGAAACTTTGCCTTTTCTGTTTTGTATATCATATCAGAGGAATCCTTTCTACAAATTGGCTTATTGGGAGGGATAACAACAACATCAAGCTTATAGATATTAAAAAATTCATCAGCCTCTGTTTTGGCGGTTCCTGTCATTCCAGCAAGCTTTTCATACATCCTAAAGTAATTTTGTAAGGTAATCGTTGCCAATGTTTGATTTTCGCTTTTTATTCTTACCCCCTCCTTTGCCTCTAATGCCTGATGCAAGCCTTCGGAAAACCTCCTTCCTGGCATAATTCTTCCTGTAAATTCATCAATAATAAGAACCTCTCCATCCTTTACCATATAATCAACATCCCTTTGAAACAGGGTATGTGCCCTTAATGCCTGATTTATATGATGGATAAGGTCTATATTCTTTGGGTCATAGAGGTTTTCTGTCTTAAGAAGCTTCTCTGCCCTCCTCACACCATCCTCTGTTAAGACAGATGTATGCATCTTTTCGTCAACCTGATAGTCTATGTCCTTTTTAAGATAGGGGATTGTTTGATTTATCTTGTAATACTTATCTGTGGATTCCTCAGATGGGCCTGATATTATCAAAGGTGTCCTTGCTTCATCAATAAGAATTGAATCAACCTCATCCACAATGGCATAGAAATGACCCCTTTGCACCTTAAGCGATAGGTCAGGAACCATATTGTCCCTTAAATAATCAAAGCCAAATTCAGAGTTTGTCCCATAGGTAATATCGGATTGGTATATCATTTTTCTCTGTTCAGAGTTCATATCGTGCTGGAGATAGCCAACGGATAAGCCCAGAAATTCATATATTGGACCCATCCACTTTGCATCCCTTTTTGCCAGATAGTCATTTACCGTAACAATA contains:
- the secA gene encoding preprotein translocase subunit SecA, yielding MLGKLLSLIFGTKEKRDINRLLPIVEETNAHSEEVSKYPDVRFKEKTSEFKERLAKGETLDEILPEAFALVREAAKRTIGLRPFDVQLMGGIVLHEGKISEMKTGEGKTLVATMPVYLNALLGKGVHIVTVNDYLAKRDAKWMGPIYEFLGLSVGYLQHDMNSEQRKMIYQSDITYGTNSEFGFDYLRDNMVPDLSLKVQRGHFYAIVDEVDSILIDEARTPLIISGPSEESTDKYYKINQTIPYLKKDIDYQVDEKMHTSVLTEDGVRRAEKLLKTENLYDPKNIDLIHHINQALRAHTLFQRDVDYMVKDGEVLIIDEFTGRIMPGRRFSEGLHQALEAKEGVRIKSENQTLATITLQNYFRMYEKLAGMTGTAKTEADEFFNIYKLDVVVIPPNKPICRKDSSDMIYKTEKAKFHAIVDEIVELYKKQEPVLVGTISVEKSERLSKMLKNKNITHQVLNAKYHEKEAEIVAQAGRKGMVTIATNMAGRGTDIILGGNPPNKEEQEEVLRLGGLHIIGTERHEARRIDNQLRGRCARQGDPGSSRFYISLEDDLMRLFGSERIAGIMTKLGLRDDEVIEHSWITKSIENAQKKVEAHNFDIRKRLLEFDDVMNQQRSLIYNERDMIMSSGNFDEHFKEMFSEMLDIYIPIYLPKDSHPDDWDIDGFKMRLSQVFGINPEIATKDAMQIKEDLEKEILLEYERKKESIGPNITHIQRMIMLSVIDNLWKDHLHNLDSLRESIHLRAYGQRDPLVEYKIEAFRMFEELIYHMKEEIVGNLFRVSLAPARERPRPAITRRTSLPDEPQKKIGRNQPCPCGSGKKYKHCHGR